A genomic window from Silene latifolia isolate original U9 population chromosome Y, ASM4854445v1, whole genome shotgun sequence includes:
- the LOC141632670 gene encoding uncharacterized protein LOC141632670, which yields MLVALEFPQKMIQWIMECISTPWFTLSLNGSNFGYFQGKRGIRQEDPMSPLLFTLSMEYFSRVLNHVTSTLEFNYHPMCRALRLTHMCFADDLLMFCRGDKQSICTILRAFATFSRASVLVMNREKSDIYFNGISNEDRLYVMRVSGFREGTFPFRYLGIPISYNRMAIGDCSRLVERVVMRIRGWGARKLSYAGRLVLVQSVLSQLHSFWSRIFIIPLTVMDRIELICRNYLWSGSEDFLKTSPVAWSKVCTAKKAGGLGIINCKLWNVAMLGKYVWWLALKADHLWIRWVNHMYIKDKNWLDYVPTSSSSWTWRKLCQVKDQFKHAYCNGQWRTNAGRYTISEGYSCLQGVKAMVPWHPIIWNRFNVPKHSFIGWLAIQGRLMTKDRLVRFGVIQDSTCDMCMVQPEDQSHLFYHCSFSKHCWALITDWLGVDMPDSGILEWCSSWRCRSLMKKRIVNATILALIYQLWLVRNVCRVDGFLPFLSAVVKKVQDIVQSRAQNWQWSSKYHCLTGQKDQSFKEDNSISAASSVKMPNIASHSEPTAASIPKRFNLATEDGSTFDIRPSYINLVERNLYRGVAGEDPLKHMEAFTNYCSTIPTTKGVT from the exons ATGTTAGTTGCTTTGGAGTTCCCTCAGAAGATGATTCAGTGGATTATGGAGTGCATCTCTACTCCTTGGTTCACTTTGTCTCTCAATGGTTCCAACTTTGGGTACTTTCAAGGAAAAAGGGGGATTAGACAAGAAGATCCCATGTCTCCTCTTCTCTTTACTCTTAGCATGGAATATTTTAGTAGGGTTTTGAATCATGTGACCAGCACCTTGGAGTTTAATTACCATCCCATGTGTAGAGCACTTAGGTTGACTCATATGTGCTTTGCAGATGATCTCCTAATGTTTTGCAGAGGGGATAAACAATCTATTTGCACTATTCTGAGAGCTTTTGCTACCTTTTCTCGGGCTTCTGTGCTGGTTATGAATAGAGAGAAATCAGATATTTACTTTAATGGGATTAGCAATGAGGATAGGTTGTATGTGATGAGAGTGTCAGGATTCAGAGAAGGTACTTTTCCCTTCAGGTATCTTGGGATTCCCATTTCTTATAACAGAATGGCTATTGGGGATTGTTCCAGGCTTGTGGAGAGGGTGGTTATGAGAATACGTGGATGGGGAGCTAGAAAACTCAGCTATGCTGGGCGGCTTGTTCTGGTTCAGTCTGTTCTTTCCCAGTTGCACAGTTTTTGGTCTCGTATCTTTATTATTCCTTTAACTGTGATGGATAGGATTGAGCTTATTTGTAGGAATTATTTGTGGAGTGGGTCTGAGGATTTTTTGAAAACGTCCCCTGTTGCTTGGTCTAAAGTTTGCACTGCTAAGAAAGCTGGAGGTCTTGGTATTATAAATTGTAAACTCTGGAATGTAGCAATGCTGGGCAAATATGTATGGTGGCTCGCATTGAAGGCAGACCATCTATGGATTCGATGGGTAAATCATATGTACATTAAAGACAAGAACTGGTTGGATTATGTACCTACATCTAGTTCTAGCTGGACATGGAGAAAGCTTTGTCAGGTAAAGGATCAATTTAAACATGCTTACTGTAATGGTCAGTGGAGGACTAATGCAGGGAGGTATACTATTTCTGAGGGCTACTCTTGCCTGCAAGGTGTCAAGGCTATGGTTCCTTGGCATCCTATTATTTGGAATCGATTTAATGTGCCCAAGCATTCGTTTATTGGTTGGCTGGCTATCCAAGGCAGACTCATGACTAAGGATAGACTAGTGCGTTTTGGGGTTATTCAGGACAGCACCTGTGACATGTGTATGGTGCAACCTGAGGACCAGTCTCATTTGTTTTACCATTGCAGTTTCAGCAAGCATTGTTGGGCATTGATCACTGACTGGTTGGGTGTTGATATGCCTGACAGTGGGATTCTTGAATGGTGCTCTTCATGGAGATGTAGATCCTTAATGAAGAAAAGGATTGTCAATGCTACCATATTGGCCTTGATTTATCAGTTGTGGCTGGTACGCAATGTGTGCAGGGTGGATGGATTCCTTCCGTTCCTTTCAGCTGTTGTCAAGAAGGTGCAGGATATTGTGCAGAGTAGAGCTCAAAATTGGCAGTGGTCTTCTAAGTATCATT GTTTAACAGGCCAGA aagaccagtctttcaAAGAAGACAATTCTATTTCTGCTGCTAGTTctgtgaagatgcctaatatcgcgagtcacTCTGAGCCTACAGCTGCTTCTATTCCCAAAAGGTTCAACCTTGCGACAGAAGATGGGAGCACATTTGATATCagaccgtcttatatcaacttggttgaaagAAATTTGTATCGTGGAGTAGCTGGAGAGGATCCGCTAAAACATATGGAGGCTTTCACTAACTATTGTTCTACCATTCCcactactaagggagtgacatag